The following are encoded in a window of Echeneis naucrates chromosome 19, fEcheNa1.1, whole genome shotgun sequence genomic DNA:
- the pde6gb gene encoding phosphodiesterase 6G, cGMP-specific, rod, gamma, paralog b, with protein MNLEPPKTEIKSATRVTGGPATPRKGPPKFKQRQTRQFKSKPPKKGIQGFGDDIPGMEGLGTDITVICPWEAFNHLELHELAQYGII; from the exons ATGAATCTTGAGCCGCCCAAAACTGAGATCAAGTCGGCCACCCGTGTCACCGGTGGCCCTGCCACTCCACGCAAAGGACCGCCGAAGTTCAAGCAGAGGCAGACCCGTCAGTTCAAGAGCAAGCCTCCCAAGAAGGGCATCCAGGG CTTTGGTGACGATATCCCTGGAATGGAGGGCTTGGGCACAG ACATCACTGTCATCTGCCCCTGGGAGGCCTTCAATCACCTGGAGCTGCATGAGCTGGCCCAGTACGGCATCATCTGA